Sequence from the Plasmodium yoelii strain 17X genome assembly, chromosome: 10 genome:
ttattttttgctttttttttgcttattttttgcttatttttgctttttatttttcttttttttgctttttatttttcttttttttgcttATTTTTCCTACACCTTAACTTTATTCATCCCgttatatcatattttagcTAATTACacaaaacatattttattggatattatttatgaaaaaaataattttttattattttcaatataaattatataagtgGAAAATAAACAAAGAAAGACGTATAGTAAAAAAagtatagtatatataatggCGAATATTTGGAATAAAAAAGAAGacacaaaatattattttacctcaaaaaaaaacgaaaaaaaaataataaattaaaataataataaattaaaataataataaattaaaataataataaattaaaatacgAACAAAttaagataataataaattaaaataagaatataattttaataataattccattatatataattatatattttttttcttaattttattaaaaatattgggaaaaaaatatataaaaataatgctaAAAAATTGAATGGTTTTATTTATGCCCTCCTTTTTTAGTTTTTGttaaactttatttatttattaccttttattattattatttttatttttttctttctcattttcattatttctTTACGATTTTGTGACATTCTTTGCTATTCCTTGCCATTTCTTTGCTCATTTTTACTTTTGTAAAACCTAACCTCTTTAAATGCCGTATAAAAGCTActtgtttaatttttttaatgggAAGAAAACGgcttgataaaaataataaaaatataaaaaaacgaAGAAGAAAAAAGGTATCTGATAGCGAAGATGAAGATATTGAAATAACGAATACGAATGcccatttaaataaaaacttATCAGtatcatataaatttaaacaaAGGGAAAAAGTTGacataaatttaattttagcACAAGATGAGGCTGATGCTTCAAAGTAAGATAAAAGGAAAGGGggaatatatacatacatacatatacatacatatatatatacacccactttttgtattatatataaattatgccCCTTTTTTCCGTTGTATATTACATGTTTCCATTTCATTGAGACTTTTTAATTGtgcataattattatatgataaaatcGTGACATAATTGTGTGAGTTTTTGTTTGTTTCTTGCGACAATATCAGACGAATGCCCAAATTATTACTTCCTTTTCGCATATTACATATcgcatatattttattttattttttttattttatttttttttttttttcattttttaaagagTTAAAAGCTACTGTTGGACAAAAGTTGGAGGGGGGATGAGTTCCTTaacaaaaagaaaattttgtGTTGTGTGTGGGTTCgaaggaaaatataaatgcttAAAATGTTATGAACACAAACCTGTTTCATATATTCGGTATTATTGTTCTcttaattgtaaaaaaatacatgaCGAATCATCGTGTTGTAAATCGAAGATGTTCGATATTTGGTAAAATTAGGAAAAagacaaaaattatattagtatgtaaaaaagatgataaaaattgttttcataatttatgatattattttttcgatttttttttgttatttttatatttttttgaataatttttttgaataatttttttgaatattggCGCAATATACCAATAATAATCATTATATGTTACATGTTCAAATTACACATTTTTCACAAAtgtttaacatattttaaaatatttttgttgttttattatcatttaacaattgacaaaaaaatagtttaaaaaaataaaatatacaaatacaaagaaataaattctatacaaatttttatgatttataaaaaaaaaaaattaacgcATGCAATAAAGAcgcatatttttaattaaaaaagtgtgcaaataatttatgagaattttataaaattgtgtgaatatgcacatatatatatcatttctATGTGATATTCATTTTCGAAACTGCTTGGTTTTTCAATTGGCGCTAGAGTCACTTTCCTCATCATCACtagaattttcattttcgctttcattttcattctcattcatttttttatttttgtttttttttcgcttTTTTTTCTGACCGTTCAGGTGATTATCCTGTTTACCTTCTTCATCATCCTCATCATCTAAAAATACATTTGCCGAATCGACTCCCTTAGTATTGGCTATGTTAAAAAAACGGATACCTTTTTTATTGAACTCTAGTaatagttttaaaaaatcattttCATCTAAATTAATACTTCTTTGTTCTTCCATTTCTAAATCTTTTAAAGTGTCGAGacaaaatgttttaaaactATAATTAATTGGgacaattttattaaatgtacaataatttttataattatgttCTAACATATTTAAGACTGcatttcttttaaaaatagcATGAAgggtttttctttttctactAAAACAAATTCTTAATAAATTATCCCATTCATCAAAATTTATCatagaattattttcttttggAATAAGTTTTAAAACAATACTATCAACTTTTGGAGGTGGATTAAAACTACTTCTATCTACATTACAAACTTTTATAACTCTACAAAAGAGTTTTACATTAACAGTTAGTCTACTATAATTACTATCACCAACATTTGCTAACATCCTTTCTGCAAATTCTTTTTGAAACATTAAAACTGCACATTTAAATAAAGGTCTATGAgctattaatttaaatataagagggcttgatattttatatggTATATTAGCAGTACAGACATCAAATTTTGGGAAAATTGTTTTAATCGCATCTCCTTCATATACttctaaattattatatcctTCATATAGGCATCTTTTTTTAACCTCACTAATCATTCTTGCATCTatatctattgttattactttttttgcTAATGGAAGTAATTTGATAGTTAAATTTCCAGTACCACATCCAATTTCTAATACAATATCTgagctttttatttttgctgccattattattttatctaaTATACCTGGATTTTTTAATAGATGTTGACcatgttttttatataatatcataTTCATCctatttccattatttaCTTTGGATGTAGATATATTTCTTTggtttccttttttattgattccatcatttattatatttttattagcgGTATTATGATATCCcttattttgtttaattgccattattatgttattttttgttaaaaatttggagaaattattaaataatgaatatttatataacatatCATCTGAATGTATAGAAGTACATGTATCAATTTAACATTTGACTAAAGAGGCTGGAATAAGAAAAAGcgtttatatttattcaaatCGCTATTTTGCTGTATTATGTTTAATGTTTcgtttataatattttgttctgctatgtatacatatgtatatgcatttacATATGCATTTGCATATTCgagttttttaattttgatatttattcgattacttttatttattttattcgattatttttatttgtttcattcgattattttttgtttgatcattataatattctGGTATCccaatttcatttttttgaaatagaagtattttttttgaaaagcaagtattttttttgaaaagcaagtattttttttctacttTTAATGTCGCGTGTATtttacttatatatatattttttttttttttttatgcatattcACAATTTaatctgtttttttttagtctatatattttacataaattatttaaccTATTTAACCCATTTAACCCATTTATATGATTATTTAacctattttattttgtgaaTTATTTAAccgattttattttgtaattaTTTAACCGATTTTGTTTTGTGAATTATTTAccgtatatattttttatgacgTATGGAAATATGCATGTTTTGAGTTGGACATATTAAACTCAGTTTAACTCCAAAAATTTGttggaatttttttttttttttttttttttttttttttttttcagttaTGTTTCGTTTTTAAGGGGTATTTATTTTCACTTTAACAATagttatattaaattttttttttttgttttgtttataaaaataaacatatttatttacattttaagaatttgaaatatatataaaaatatgtgcataatatttttttcaatctgtgtaatatttatatattttttacattcattttgatgataaatttttttcgttgtttttcattttatttgtatattattattgtttgcACATTTATAACATTTAGCGATTAAGGGTATAATTTTTCTCCGTTTTTCTTGGCTTTGTTAAGATACATtcacaaatttaatatataataaaattagtgTTTTAATCATTAACCAAAcatgttatattatttataattaaaacagATCAAATAgtatgaaaattatattttattttctatactATAAATACgataaatatacaaaaaaaaaaaaaaaaaacataatacaACAAATATTGTAACATGTATCCAAtgtgatattattttttaaataccaTTATTATCCCAAccatataataattcataattgctttttttatttaaaaaaatattatcatatttatgtAAGAAATTTACATATGTTGCATATGTACATgaattcaaatatttttttatacatttagaaaatatataaatgcaaTTATTTGTTcgtgtatatttttaatataatttcttCAAAACTTAATACTgtgataatatatacaatttttatttgtttgtatccattatatatacatatacatatatatactatacatacatcatatatatacatatgcatatacatacatcatatacatacatatacatacatataatacatacatatatatactatacatacatacatacatgtgagtaaacaaattaaatagGTTGAAATTGAAAACCATCCTGTTTTTGTTTAACAAAATTAGTGGTTGCTAACAAGTAAAATCGAATTACTCGACTAAAGTCGGTTCTATAGTGATAcatattttgaataaaaaCGAAAAGTGTGATTTACAATTCcagataaaaaataagataaatttaaaaaaaaaaaaaaaaaaaaaaaaaaaaaaatcggaTAAAGGGTAAAGAAGTAGCTAGGCCACGATAcaacacaaaaaataatagtaataatgtcAATAAACAAACTTATGAACTTTAATTGTAAAATAGAATTTGACAACATATACCAATCTAATGttgtaaattatttaatagcAATAATTGTGTTATTAGCTATAATATTAGCAATTTTTAGCGAAGATGCTGCGCCAGGATCACCTAAATTATCCTGGATTTTGGGAGAATTTTTACCAATGCCACATTCAATTTTTGGTGGAAATTCATGtatggaaaataaattatttaaaaaaaaaaggcataataaaataagtacttttataaatttaacatATCAATTTATTCTAAAACTAACAAAATCAATTACTGAAGGTAatctaataaatttattaaaagaatggaaaaaatatataacaaaaaaatttaatttatataaaaattatgctaTATTAAACTATAAAGCTGAatcaaaaaaacatatattttatttattattgaaacaaaaatataatttacctattaaaaaaaatgaaaaagaattTGAAAGTTATATAGATGCAAAAAGAGAATTAATTAAACGAGATAAATGGGCATATATGTTAAGAGTATCAGAtgttaaaaatgaatatattctatgtgaaaataaaaaagtaagAACAATGTCATCATATTCTTATCTCGATTTTGTAAGAGATCCAGAAGTACAAAATTATGCTATCAAAATTGCATCTGAATGGTCAACTGGAAATCATGGTCCAAGAATGTTAGGTGGTAATAGTCAAATATTACGtgatttagaaaaaaaactTGGGAAATTTTATGGAAGAAATGATTCGATATTATCTGTTTGTGGATTTCTAGCATGTATGTCAGGTATATTAGCTGTATCTACACCTGCCGATCTTGTTTTATATGATAGTCGCACACACACATGTGTGAAAATTGGTATACAAACATCTGGAGCAAAAGCATATACATTTAAACATAACGATTATAATGAtttagaattattattattaaaacatagaaataaatatagaaattGTTGGATCTGTTTAGAATCAGTTTATTCAATGGATGGTGATATACCACATCTAccatcatttaaaaaattatgtattaaatataattcaaGATTGTTTGTTGATGAGGCCCATGGGTTAGGAGTATTAGGAAAAACTGGAAGAGGGTTAgaagaatattataatatgccTGGATCAATAGATATGATTGTTGGTACATTTAGTAAATCAATAAGTTCTGTAGGTGGTTTTATTGTAGCATCAGATGAAGTTATTGAATTTTTAGATATACATTGTATTGGTAATGTTTTTTCTGCACCTTTACCAGCATATTGTGCTGGAGCTGCATTAAAGGCTCTAGAATTAATTGATTCACAACCATGGAAATTAGATAAACTTAAATTTAATTCTAAATATTTAAGAAATGGGTTAAGAACAGGTTTAAATTTATGGCCAAAAAATTATCCAgaatgtaataaatatattgtagAAGGTGATGATGATACTAGTGTTATACCAGTTATATATCCAAATGATGCTGAtagattattaaaaatatgtgcaCTTTTACGTACCAAAAAATGGCTAGTTTCTGCTGTTATATATCCTGCTTGCCCTTTAAAATTACCAAGATTTAG
This genomic interval carries:
- a CDS encoding zinc finger protein, putative, whose amino-acid sequence is MGRKRLDKNNKNIKKRRRKKVSDSEDEDIEITNTNAHLNKNLSVSYKFKQREKVDINLILAQDEADASKVKSYCWTKVGGGMSSLTKRKFCVVCGFEGKYKCLKCYEHKPVSYIRYYCSLNCKKIHDESSCCKSKMFDIW
- a CDS encoding ribosomal RNA small subunit methyltransferase A1, putative; amino-acid sequence: MLYKYSLFNNFSKFLTKNNIIMAIKQNKGYHNTANKNIINDGINKKGNQRNISTSKVNNGNRMNMILYKKHGQHLLKNPGILDKIIMAAKIKSSDIVLEIGCGTGNLTIKLLPLAKKVITIDIDARMISEVKKRCLYEGYNNLEVYEGDAIKTIFPKFDVCTANIPYKISSPLIFKLIAHRPLFKCAVLMFQKEFAERMLANVGDSNYSRLTVNVKLFCRVIKVCNVDRSSFNPPPKVDSIVLKLIPKENNSMINFDEWDNLLRICFSRKRKTLHAIFKRNAVLNMLEHNYKNYCTFNKIVPINYSFKTFCLDTLKDLEMEEQRSINLDENDFLKLLLEFNKKGIRFFNIANTKGVDSANVFLDDEDDEEGKQDNHLNGQKKKRKKNKNKKMNENENESENENSSDDEESDSSAN